One stretch of Armigeres subalbatus isolate Guangzhou_Male chromosome 2, GZ_Asu_2, whole genome shotgun sequence DNA includes these proteins:
- the LOC134214032 gene encoding uncharacterized protein LOC134214032, with product MIQMAKKVTQVLIGNASAMAHKNQLRVMKDSGWQPRVVLTRGEPDSTVEDQTNVEREHAMDFGNVDDYSEDPRGSSTNRKRRHHEGSDKLEMTSNGLRRSKRRRKEKKDSDYIYE from the exons ATGATTCAGATGGCGAAGAAAGTGACTCAG GTACTAATTGGAAACGCCAGCGCAATGGCGCATAAGAACCAATTGCGAGTGATGAAGGATTCTGGGTGGCAACCACGGGTAGTACTAACCCGCGGCGAACCAGATAGTACAGTAGAAGATCAGACAAATGTCGAAAGGGAACACGCTATGGATTTTGGAAACGTTGACGATTATTCGGAAGATCCTAGGGGATCATCGACGAACCGCAAAAGAAGACATCATGAAGGCTCGGATAAACTAGAAATGACTTCGAACGGTCTCCGAAGGTCGAAACGTCGACGTAAAGAGAAGAAGGACAGTGATTATATTTATGAGTGA
- the LOC134214034 gene encoding neuroserpin-like, with product MLIRVIPLVWLIAVVAGGDGPDFSFGDMDFSMEYFKAAYNASTNCVVSPLSVRLVVAAFYQVAGATAEQSLQRAFYLPLEKSVASDNAAEFLEEIAGGSQLKIAFKAWKNQDQLSDEFATALRKILKTSPDNVRFEDNVSTANSLNRWVSEATDGKIQKFVSTGDLNSNSDLFISNVVALTASWAEKFSTSKTDRQMFAFVNGARQVDMMHETLEVLYKMDETYHAIQIPYSEESDLAMWILAPRGPSGNFETLMNSLSSGLFDDIETTAMPKVVDISLPRFQVGFNHEIKHIIQRMGYGALFSQNDFNVFKGRKSRLSDLRQSAILTVEEQGFDVAAISSSRADSPSKNIQFNVNQPFVFIIKKISTDTTIFVGHYSNYQ from the exons ATGCTAATTAGAGTGATTCCGTTGGTTTGGCTGATTGCAGTCGTTGCCGGCGGAGATGGACCAGATTTCAGCTTTGGAGATATGGACTTCTCTATGGAGTATTTCAAAGCAGCTTATAATGCATCAACCAATTGTGTTGTTTCGCCGCTTTCGGTGAGGCTGGTTGTGGCTGCGTTTTACCAAGTGGCTGGGGCCACCGCGGAGCAAAGCCTGCAGCGAGCTTTCTATTTACCGTTGGAGAAATCGGTTGCCAGCGACAATGCGGCtgagtttttggaagaaatcgCAGGTGGTTCTCAGTTGAAAATTGCCTTCAAAGCATGGAAAAATCAGGACCAGCTATCAGATGAATTTGCAACCGCGTTGCGAAAGATTCTCAAAACATCACCAGACAATGTAAGGTTCGAGGACAATGTCTCCACGGCAAACAGTCTGAACCGATGGGTGAGTGAAGCAACCGACggaaaaatccagaaattcgtcagTACAGGAGATCTAAACAGCAACTCAGACCTTTTTATATCGAATGTCGTGGCACTGACAGCGTCATGGGCTGAGAAGTTCTCCACATCAAAAACGGATCGTCAAATGTTCGCTTTCGTTAATGGAGCTCGTCAAGTTGATATGATGCACGAGACATTAGAAGTTCTGTACAAGATGGACGAAACCTACCATGCGATTCAAATACCTTATAGTGAAGAGAGCGATCTTGCAATGTGGATTCTGGCTCCTCGCGGGCCATCTGGGAACTTTGAAACCCTCATGAATTCACTTTCATCTGGTTTGTTTGATGATATCGAAACAACGGCCATGCCAAAGGTTGTGGATATTTCCCTACCACGCTTCCAGGTTGGATTCAATCATGAGATCAAGCACATCATCCAAAGAATGGGTTACGGCGCATTATTTTCGCAGAATGACTTCAATGTTTTCAAAGGACGCAAGTCGCGTTTGAGCGATCTACGACAGAGTGCCATACTTACGGTAGAAGAGCAAGGTTTCGATGTTGCTGCCATTTCAT CCTCCAGAGCGGACTCCCCTTCCAAAAATATTCAGTTCAATGTGAATCAACCGTTCGTATTTATCATCAAGAAGATCTCAACCGATACGACAATCTTTGTCGGGCATTACTCCAACTATCagtaa